CTTCAAAAAGCTCGATGACGAAACGCTTGATATCGATGGTACGATCGCAAAGAGCCTCATGATAACCTATGCCGCCGTAATTCCCATGTTTGTGATCATTGCGGGCATTGTTATCCTCGTTGTTAGAAGGAGAAATCACAGATGAAGACAAAGGGCGGAACGACCGTTCTGTCGCGCCAGAAAAAAGCCATACTCCTGTCTGTATGCGCCATTGCCGTTCTCGGCATCGCATATCTGATTCTGAGCATGACGCTTTTAAAGGACACTTCGACGCCGGCAGAAACTGTCGATAAATTCGGAGAAACCATCGGCGCCGGCGGCAAGCACACTATGTTTCAGCAGATAGAAAGAAAAAATATAAAGGAAATAATCGTAACAAACTCCAAGGGTAAATACCGTTATTACCGCGGCGACGACGGAAAGCTATATATCGACGGCGCAGAAGCAGTTTCTTACGATCCGGAGCTGATCTCGAATCTCGTCGTCAGCTGCGGATATCCGCTTTCTCTGAAGCTTTTAGACGATCCGAAGCCGTACGAGGATTACAAGCTCACCGCCGATACCTGTCTCGCGACGTTTGAAATAACGGCTCTTGATACCGGCAAGCATTATAAGGTCTATATTGGCATGAAGCTATTAACCGAGGGCGGATATTATGCCCGCCTTGATGGAAGAGACGCGGTCTATGTGCTCGACACCACGCTTGAAAAAAGCGTTTTTGCAGACATAAAAGACTATTTCGTCGCACAGCTCGCGCCCAATATCGATCAGAACTACTACTATAATATCACCGACTTCCTGCTTAAGAAAAACGGAGAAGAATTTGTCAATATCATACACATCTCCGATGAAGAAAAGGAAGCGGAGGCGCTGACCACCGGTCAGAAGATGATCTATCCCGGAAATTTCGTGCCCAGCAGCTATAATTATTCCACCGTAATTCTTCAGCATTTCATCACGCTTGTAGGAGAAAGTGTCGAGGAATACGGCATCAATAAATACCTCACCGCTCAGACAAGCGACGAAAAAACAAAGTTTATTGAAATTCTCAATAAATACGGCTTCCTTGACGAAAACGGCAAATTCTTATATGAACTGAGCTATTCCTATGACAACGTCTCCACGACGCTTTACGTGAGCAAGCTCGACGAGAATAATTATTATCACATTTATTCACCCAGATATGATATAATCGCGTCTATGCCAAAGGATAGCTTTTCCTGGATAGAATGGGATCTGATCAAATATGTCGACAGCGGCATATTCTCAATGAACATCAACAACGTAAAGCGCATTGAATTCACTTCTCCGTCCGCAAACGCCTCCTTTGACCTTTCATATATAAACGAAGGCAAAAAGGACGACCTTACGGTTATGTGCGAACAAAGCGGAAAGCGCGTCACAACGACGAATTTCCGCGAATTCTACAAACAGATGCTGTATGTTGCAAACGCCGGATACGCCGACAGCGACAACGGCGAGGCAGCCAGCGCACAGCTTAAGATAATAACCGTAGACGACATTGTGAGGACATATACCTTCTATGACATATCGTCGCTGCGCAGTTATTACACCGTTGACGGCAACGGCAACTTTTATGTCAGCCGAAGCTATGTCAAAAAGCTGATCGAGGATATATCTCTTCTGCTCAAGGACGATTTTGATGTCCCTGCCGGCAGCCCGGATAAAATCGTAGTGGCTTCCAGAAACGATTTCTGAAATAAAAAATTTACTGCGGCAACTGTTTAATCAGGCTGCCGCAGTAATGCGTTCCGAAATAATGTCTGTCAGCTTATATAATCCTTGTTTATAATAGGGAAAGGCTCATATATCAGAACTTTTCTCTCTTCAAGCGGTAATAAAACAAAAAGAAAGGCGTTTTTATGACAAACGGCAGAGAATCAGACAATGGATATATGACCTCCCGCGGCACAGCAGAACAATATCTGCCTGCGGAACGGAATGAAAAATATTACAAGCTGATCGAAAGACTCGATTTTAATTATCTGTATGTCAACTGCCCTCTTGAAATAACCGACGCTCTCAGCGTATACGATATCGACACATACGATTATTATCTGCACTTTATATTCAGAAGCATGTCCGAAACGCCGGTTGACAGCGTCGATATAATTATTTTGTTATATGACAACGCAAATGTTCCGTCTGAAAAGATTCCTTATACTTATTCGTTTGAAGCCATGCGTATGAACTCGACGAAGCGCAAGAATAAGGGCGTTTCTTCTATTGCCTGCGGCGCTGAATTCGGCAGAGGGTTTTACATCCCGATACCGCAGTCGTATTTTAAAAAGCTCAATGTCGTTATAAAACGCATTTCATATTCGGATCAGACGGCCGTCGAATATGAAGAAGCGGCCAAATACTCACCCGAGCACCTTTCAAGCTTGTCTCTCGAAAAGAAGAACGCGTTCGACCAGATCAATATATATGAAGCTCTCGAAGACGAATTCCCAACGAAATTTGTCGCGGCCGAGGGACAGTTTTCATGGATGTGCTGCTGCGGAAATAAGAATCCCAACAATATTGCGCGCTGTTCCCGCTGCGGAAGGGCAAAAGACTGGCAGCTGTGCGTAATGAGCGACAAGGCGCTTGACGAGGAGCATGAAAAGTATATAAAAGAACATTCTGCTCTGTTCGCGAATTACGCAAAAGCCGAATTCATGATAAAGCATAACTATATCAGCAAACAGGATCGGCTTGATATGGCCGAAAAGCAGGAGATTGCGTTAAACCGCGTTGAGAAGCAGGAAAAGCGCCGCGAAAGACTCATGAAGCAGATAATTCCGAGATTTGTTCTCTATTTTGCCATAATGACGCTGATTTACCTTTTCTTCCGCTGGCTTTCAATGTACACCTGAACATAATATTATTTTAAAAACAGAGACTGAAAGGTTAAATCTTTCAATCAACAATTTTTGCCCATATTGCGGTTTTTAACTGCAATATCAGCAAGCAGAACCGACAGAAAAGCTTGCGGTTCTGCGGAAAGGCATAGACAAAAAAATGGAGAATATAGAGGTCTTTTCCGGCCGACCCGCCGATCTTTCCGGAAGATCCGTAAAAGAAATCCGTACATATGATCTCCTTGATTCAGCCGGGATTGAATACACCCGGGCAGATCACTCAGCCGCCGACACTATGGACGACTGCGTCCTGATCGGCATTTCTCTGGATACTCACGTATGTAAAAATCTCTTTTTACGTAACCGACAGGCAACAAAATTTTATCTTCTCATGATGCCCGCCGACAAGCCGTTTAAAACGAAGCATATATCAGCTCAGCTTGGCTGTGCGCGCCTCTCCTTTGCCGAACCTGAATATATGGAGACTTTCCTCGGTATATCGCCTGGCTCTGTCAGCGTCATGGGACTGATGAATGACATCAACTGTCGGGTCAATCTTGTCGTCGACAGAGAGCTTCTGAAAGAAGACACGATCGGCTGCCATCCATGCGTAAACACGTCAACCTTGAAAATCACAACGGGCGAACTGTTCGGAAAATTCCTTTCTGCGCTCCACCGCGAAAGCAGAGGATACATAACGGTCGATCTTCCGAGGGAGGAGAACGCTTAAGGACCCTTTTGGAAAAGGGTCCTTAAGAATCCCATAAAACTCCTTTAGGGACTTTATACAATGGCTTCATAAAAATCCTAAAACAATTTAAACACATTTAAAACTATTAAAATGAGCTTTTTCGGGTCCCGGGGACTTTTTCGCGAAAAAGTCCCCGGGTGTTATCCTCTATTTTGAAAATTTCTTCATTACGGTACAGATATTCATGACCGTGTCGTTTATATTATCCGCAGTTTGATCGATCACCTCGGAAAACGGCTTTGCCGCGTGAGAGACGGAAAACGCTGCTGTAATTCCAAGCTTTTCCGCGGCGCGTGTATATCCCGTCGCAAGCTCTCCGGCCACGACAATAACCGGGACGCGCGCATTCCGCGCATAGTCACAAATACCGCAGACGGCCTTTCCGTTTACGCTCTGATCGTCAAAACGGCCCTCTCCGGTGATGATGAAATCGGCGCCATTGATCATTTTATCGAATCCGGCATGATCAAGTAAAAGCTTTATTCCCGAGCTTACCTTAACATCGAAAAAGCCCATCAATCCCGCGGCTATGCCGCCTGCCGCTCCGCCGCTCTGACGCGTCATTACGTCGCGTCCGGTAACGGACTCAATAAGCCGTGCGAATTGCGCCAGGTTATTGTCAAGCCTTTTCACGTCTTC
This sequence is a window from Oscillospiraceae bacterium. Protein-coding genes within it:
- a CDS encoding prolyl-tRNA synthetase associated domain-containing protein; protein product: MEVFSGRPADLSGRSVKEIRTYDLLDSAGIEYTRADHSAADTMDDCVLIGISLDTHVCKNLFLRNRQATKFYLLMMPADKPFKTKHISAQLGCARLSFAEPEYMETFLGISPGSVSVMGLMNDINCRVNLVVDRELLKEDTIGCHPCVNTSTLKITTGELFGKFLSALHRESRGYITVDLPREENA
- a CDS encoding DUF4340 domain-containing protein — encoded protein: MKTKGGTTVLSRQKKAILLSVCAIAVLGIAYLILSMTLLKDTSTPAETVDKFGETIGAGGKHTMFQQIERKNIKEIIVTNSKGKYRYYRGDDGKLYIDGAEAVSYDPELISNLVVSCGYPLSLKLLDDPKPYEDYKLTADTCLATFEITALDTGKHYKVYIGMKLLTEGGYYARLDGRDAVYVLDTTLEKSVFADIKDYFVAQLAPNIDQNYYYNITDFLLKKNGEEFVNIIHISDEEKEAEALTTGQKMIYPGNFVPSSYNYSTVILQHFITLVGESVEEYGINKYLTAQTSDEKTKFIEILNKYGFLDENGKFLYELSYSYDNVSTTLYVSKLDENNYYHIYSPRYDIIASMPKDSFSWIEWDLIKYVDSGIFSMNINNVKRIEFTSPSANASFDLSYINEGKKDDLTVMCEQSGKRVTTTNFREFYKQMLYVANAGYADSDNGEAASAQLKIITVDDIVRTYTFYDISSLRSYYTVDGNGNFYVSRSYVKKLIEDISLLLKDDFDVPAGSPDKIVVASRNDF